One window of the Anolis sagrei isolate rAnoSag1 chromosome 5, rAnoSag1.mat, whole genome shotgun sequence genome contains the following:
- the LOC137097110 gene encoding lysozyme C, milk isozyme-like produces the protein MQLSLLFHFCLLLIGNEAKQFYKCAVARILKAEGMDGYGGHSLGDWLCVINYTSDFDSHFKENYFTSKKRFGMFQIDNNEFCNEYCSDSENKCSVHCSKLVDDDIRDDIACAKIIVNSPHKIEYWRVWKDYCSNKNNSKWLKKCKL, from the exons ATGcagctttcccttctcttccacttCTGCCTGCTTCTTATAGGGAACGAAGCCAAGCAGTTTTACAAATGCGCAGTAGCCAGGATCTTGAAGgcggaagggatggatggatacgGAGGCCACTCCCTGGGCGACT gGCTGTGTGTGATCAATTACACAAGTGATTTTGACAGCCATTTCAAGGAGAATTACTTTACTAGCAAGAAACGGTTTGGCATGTTCCAGATCGACAACAACGAGTTCTGCAATGAGTATTGTTCCGATTCAGAGAATAAGTGCTCTGTACATTGCTCAA AGCTCGTAGACGATGACATAAGGGACGATATTGCATGCGCAAAAATAATTGTCAACTCGCCCCACAAAATTGAGTATTG GAGAGTATGGAAAGATTACTGTTCTAATAAAAACAATTCGAAATGGTTGAAGAAATGTAAATTGTGA